GCCATTTTAGTAAGAGTTTCATTTcttctacaaaaataaataaataaataaataaattaaaaaataataaaaaataaataataaaaaaaaaaaaataatccccaTATGTATAAAGACAGTACCAGGCCTACAAAGCTTAGAAGCAAAGGTCTCAATCCCACAAACACACATAGAACTTTCTACTGTATGAATTAGCCTGTTTAAATCAAGGGAGCTTCCCTTTCCTACACGTGAATTTGCACACCAGGCAATGACTCTTTCCACTGTGCTTCTGACATCTCACCAGCACTGACAGAAACCTCAGCTGTTGGGAACTGCATGAAAGAAAGCACCTGAAATACCTTTCAACAGACACTAATTAACACATCTCATATTTCTTCTCTATATTCTTTAAATTTCTCCTTAAAACCTAACTCTGCAGTTCTGTCTATAATTGCCTGCATTGTTCTAGTGACACTTAAGACTGTTGGCTGCTTGTAGCCAATACAATACGACCCTTAAACTATGCAAATGTATACAGGCTGAACCTTCTTCATGCCCATCTCAACACTTGTTGAATGACTTCCTAACTTGTCCTGGAAGCCAGGATTGTCTTTTCTATTAATCTCTGCAGTACCTGTCTCAAAGACCTTAATCTCCAGACTCCACTTCTCTTGAGATAAGAAACACACACCTGGGATGAAGAAATAGATGATTAGCAGATTGCTTCCATTAGGTAGTGTGGAGTGGGACACGCTTACATGCTGCCAGTGGAGGGGTTCTGGTATTAGACATGCAGTGCTGGACTACTGCTCTTCCAGAGGAAGCCAGCTCTGCAGATTTAAGGATGTTAGGTGAATGGTAAAGATATGTGGCTGGGAGATCTACAAAGGGATTTCGAATCAGCATTACAGATATTTATTTGAAGTGACTAAAAACTCACTAAATTATTCTGGCTATGGATATGGTAGAATAATTTTTATCCTGGAGTTcttattaaatatattcttcTCACTTTGATTATAAAACTAAGATCAATTCACAGTCTGAAGATCTCAGTATAAAGCACAAGTTCACTGTGATATTCCACATCTcttcttggttgtttttctaGTGCTCTGAAATCCCCAGAGCACACTAGAATTACCTCCAGCTTGTTATTTTCTGTCATCCAAGAAGACTGCTCACAAGCCGAATCCAATTCAAGGGATTACTGTAGGTATAAAATGACAATAGCATTACCTCTAGCAGATGAAATATGTGACCTATTTTGTTACCTACCACTTTTAACtataaataatacatatttttttaccTGCACATGTAGTCATTTCACAGTTGCTAGGTTTTGTCTCATAGTTTTCAAACCTAATCATTTACCTTATTTTTCACAAACTTAacattttcatcttaaattGTCACTATATTTTATCAGTAAAATTACTGAAAAAGACCATTTGATCAGTGCCaagtaagaaaaaatgtatatacCTCCTAATTCTCACTTTTCTTTGACATAGGGGATATGCAGTATGACAAGCCCCACAGCCTAGTGGGAAGCAGCTGTCTGATAATGAATAATACAAAGAGCCCAAGCACTGCTTTGCCTtatgtttgttggtttttgttttttgtctcaAGTGTTTTCTATGCATACTGTGCCAATGTAATGCAATTTTGCTAACTATTGATGCTGCTTGCACACTTACTTCCAGTCCCACTTTCACCCAGTAATTCTCCCCACTATCTGGAGAGCAGCAAGTCCATTTAGACCACCCGAGTTATGAGCTTCTTGTATCTGCAAGTCCCTGGGTCCAATTACTCAAGCCAGTCAACAGCACAAATATTAACTTTCTCCACATACAAAGAGCAAGGAGTGAAGCATAGAGCTCCCCCACACCACTTGGAGCAGTATCATGGGGACACACCTTCCCTCCTAAATTTAATATGGTATAAAGTATCACTTGAAAAAGACAATCATCACTTTTGCAATGcgttgttgttgtgttttgttgtggtttttttttccctagttttattaaaaatctAGGCCTTCTTTCCTACAGAATGCATCCACTaagaaacaagaagaatttcctccttttttcaaCAATTTCAATGATACATTCTTTTTAAACAGCTGATATTATCTCGGCAGTAAGTTGGCTTTTTATACTGCACACTTTctgatttccaaagaaaaaaaaagaacactaaaaTAGAATGACCTATAATAAACTGGAAACATTTCTCTGTGTGAGAAAAAAAGGTTTCCTCCTGAAAATCTATGCACAGtgaaagtgaaaaaatgaaaaaataattgaccCATAGAGGTTTTATGAATCATGCTGTGGGAATGTATTACTTGTATTGCTTCTAGTGAGCATGTAATATGTCTCAGAACATGTAAAATAAAGTTCTGCCTACTAAAATGAAACTGGTTGATCTCAGTTGTTTCAGGTTGCTAATATCTTTGTCTCAGTATGCTtgaatcaagaaaaaaaattttcCCCACTCAGAAGTTCTGCTTTCAGTAGCACATCCCAGAATTTCCAGAACGTCTTATTACTAAGATACGCATCTGTCTCACTATATATCAATATGAAGCCTAGTGTGGAAATGGGTGGGAGAGGAACTTGCAGTTATCATTAGCAATGCTTTAAGTGCAGCCTGATTTCcagcaatgcaaagcagcacagaccAGAGCCACATATCCCTGCACGTTTGACTTTTAGGGCACTCAGTCAGCCCCTGAAGGCCACACAGGGAGCTCATCAGGTTTCACTCAGCCCAAGTGGGAGAATAAAATCCAGCTAGAGCATATGGAATCGTGCACTGCTCTATTCTAAATCAAGTTTATCAGCTGCAGAAGCTTCAGCTTACCCACACTCATAAATCAGACCACCAGGTGTCTCGTCATCTTTGAAAGTTTTTAGAATGCATCTGTGACAATATAGGGCCTATGAATGTTTGCCTCTTTGCCACATTCACTCTTTTTGGAGGTCACTGGTCTTTTGTCATAGGTATTAAAGAGTTGTAAAAGGAAGCTAGGATGTCTCAGTTTTACTGAAATGAGAGACAAAATTCTCCTACACTGGTGGCCTCAAGAAGTACACTatgttttcttcatagaaataaaatgttcatgaagaaaacagaacctCAGTATTGTTTACACATCCTATAACACCACAGAGTATTTCAATTGGTAGTATGTGGTAGTATTCTGCTGTTAATAATAATTCAGCCCTGGAAGCATTTGGAAGACAAGTTCCATCACGGTGCCACCATCCACCCCAACTGGGCCAGAAAGAAGCCTTCTGGCTGCCTACTGTGGCCATGTGATGCCAGTGCTCTGTAAACGTGGTTGTTCAAAGCCCCACACAAATCCCTGCTCTCAGCTCCCCCCATCACTGTGGGCCTTCCCAGCATACTCTTCCAGTGAGGcatctgcagctgcttccagaACTCAGCCTAGAGCCCAAGAGTCCCAAAAGGAGCTTCAGAAACACACCTTACACtgacaggctgccagcagaacaACTACTCTGAAGTACGGTTGCCTTCAAACATACAGAAAAGGGAATTTACATAGGATAATGAGGTGattaaaagaggaagaaaaggaagattttgtAGCAGCCCTCACGGCCAAACGGCAGCACTCACGGCACCTTCGGTTAGGCGGGCTGACAAGGATGCCGGTGCCCGCGGCCGCGCATGCGTTGCGCTGCCGGCAATTGTtgctccgctccgctccgctccaACTTGCAGTCGGTCCCCGATAGGCGCTGGCGCGGCCGGGGCCGGGATGAGAGCGGGGAACCGGGGCGGCCCGTGAGCGCTGTCGCTGTCCCTGGTGCTGGTGCTGGCTGTGGCGTGCGCGGCGCGCAGGTGAGAACGGCCGCGCCGGGGAAAGGCTCGGGGCAGCGGCCGCCGCCCTAACCCggctctgctccttcccgcagCGCCGACGAGCCCAGCAATATGTCCTACGTGAAGGAGACGGTGGACGGGCTGCTGCACGGCTACGATATCCGCCTCAGGCCCGAATTCGGAGGTGAGACGCCCGCACTTCTCGCCCCCCGGCACGGTGCCCGGCAGCCCTCCGCCTAACACCGGCTcctgcttccttctccttccccctccccccccgccccgcgcagGTCCGCCTGTCGACGTGGGCATGAGGATCGAGATCGCCAGCATCGACATGGTGCCGGAAGTCAATACAGTGAGTAGCAGCGGGACGGGGTCGCGGGGCGCCGAGCCCCCCGCGTTATGGCGCCGCCTGCCGGTCGCACCATAGCGCCGGGAGAGCTGCGCGTCCAGTCTGCCGGCAGCATGAATTCCGCGCAGCGCGTCAGGGTTGCTAGGAAAAGCCATTTGCGTTGGGGGCACAATATTTGCGTGCTTGAACTAGCACTCCACAAGTGCTCTCAGCCGTGTTCGAAATGCCTGCAGCAGGTCTGAGTGTCTGCGTTCTGGTTGTGTTGGCTTGTTCTTCACCTGGTCAGCAATGTTGGGGTTGCCCTGGCTTTAGCAGCACAGGGATAGATCggtttgcttttgtgtgtatttgcttttttaatgtgAAGTGGCATTGAATAAAAGCCACAAAAAGTAAACAATATGGAGTGTCTACAAAAACTACTCTTCCTGTAGAAAACTGTTGTAGGTTAAATGCACAATTGTGTCCCCTATCCAGCTATCAAAAATTAGAGAAGTCCCCAAGCTATAGGTGTGAAACGGATGTCATTTGAtatcagctctgctgctgaaaggagTATTACTAGAGATGCAGGCTTGGAGAGCAAAACCATGTACAGTGGTTGCCTTGTTCAGTAGTCTTTTCccaggagaaactgaaaaatcatcAGTTATAATTTTGAACGTTTtacaggggagaaaaaagtaaTATATATCCATTCAAAGTAATTTTCTCATGTGTTTGCTTCATATATTAAAGTTAATAGTTGTCACACAAAATTGCTGAAGAGGGGTGGTTTTTCTCTTCATGTTTAGCTGTTTCCATTGTTCACTCTACATACAGGGTTCCTACTTGTAACTGCTAGATTTGTTGATACACCTAACAGAACTTGGAGGGAGGTGTCTGGTCACTTCGCATGGAGCCAACTGGACTCTGCAGAGCATAATGATAGCATGATAGAGGTATCAGCTCTTGGAGTTCCTGTTACTACTTTGGAGAAGGATGTGGCAGGGACTGTTCAGATGAAGCAGAAGAAGCAGGGAGTTGATTTTCTTTAGGTCTAAACAGTCAGCTCCAAAACGTTTCTCCCACCCTGTAACAGAATCACTGCAAAGTGGTGTACCCTGGGAAAACCAAATTCTGCCAACACCATCACAAAAATATCTGCTCAGAAAAGTCCAGAGTATATAAAGTGTCAACACCTGAAATCCTGTTAATTCAACAGGATTACTACAGTATCCAGTAGCAGCATCAAGGGGTAATAATTGCATAGCACTGgctcacagcatttctgcttaGCTCTGAAGGATCCAACATGcagctttcttctcccttccaaccccttccAAAGCCCCTGGGAAagtgtaatttgttttttaattatggAAAGTTATATGCTAGATGTATTCTTTGACTTCTAAGAGGGTCAGCTTGACTAAGATGAGTCAAAAAAAATCAAGACTTTTTCATTACATAAAATACCAAATCTCCCCCAATGGAAGGAAGCAACCATTCCGAGGTATAGCCAAAAGACCATTCTGTTCAATCAGTCTCACATGGGAGTAGCAGGGGCAGTTGTCTCATGCCTGGGCTCTCCTCAGTCATGTAAAACCTAATTTTCAGCTGTTCCAAATCCCAGTACACAGTGGCAGGGTTAAACTTTCTATTCCAGTCCCAGTGCTTAGGTAAGAGTAAAGATTTTTACTTTATCTCTGTACCTCTTCAGTGAATTAGATGAGAATTTGTCATGGCTGTAGACTGTCTGTCAAGTCAACAGGCAGATTTGTATATCCAAGTAAATCCAGTCATTGGGTAAAATGTTGAAATACAGACAAGAAAACTATTGTGGATTCTGTGAAAACCTATAGTAATAACTGTTCAATCAAGCAGCTTGTCTACCTGTAGCATCTTCTCCAAATACACTAAGTTATTAAGAGATATTTTACTGAATTAATAAAAAGATGCAAAGCTATTCTTGCTATTCCCTGAAGTTGCAGTACTCGTCTACTGACCTCTACAAGCTGCACTGTTTTATAGCTTTTTTGCAGGTACATTAATGCCATAGAAACTTATACAGAATGATTAATTGAAGCAGTTATTCTTATAACTCCTCTGTTTGGCATCAGATACACAGTCATATATTGATTTTTGCAGGTAAATAGCTGAAGGACTTGTTATACACTGAACAAGCAGGAGAAGTAGGATGTAAAAGTCCTAATGGCCAATACTCTGTTCAAAACCTACTTATTTCCAAATATACCATAAGTTTTAATCTCTTCCCATCAGGTTTTTCCATCCTTGCTACATTAACTAGAATTTACAAAGAATTTGCTTCCAAAAGTACAAAGTAatcctttgctttgtttcaattAATGACAGTTCATCTAATTTTCATCCATGACAGAGTTCTTTTAGAAGTATGCTAGATGTTTACATGAATATAGTGATTTCATTAAGAACCCCACTATTATTGAATCTATTAAGTTCCTGTGATGTGAATTGTCTGGTTTATCATGATACCTCTACACTATTAACAAGAGATGCTGATTGCACAACAAGAATGAACACAGGCAGCATGATTCACAGTAACTACCTTCAAGCTCCAGGGCAAGCAAGCAAATATGATAGTGCTCTATCTACTAGAAAATAGTTGGAGAAGTAGCTGgattcttaaataaataagtaaataaataataaaaagcatgtacaataaatgagtattttctctctaaaatattttttctactgAGTGGCTGGTCAAACTTTAACATAGTGAAAAAGTAGCTGTGTGCACTTTGAAAACCAATgcacatgaaaaataacattttatagAGCAGTtgagagagattaaaaaaaaaatactcccATAAGTTCATTTTGGAGAACTCTGTTCTTAACCTAACATACTGATTGCATGTTGGTTTGTATGACACTAGATtgcaagttttatttctgagcaagaagtgggaaaataatgtttaaatgtTCTTTGACATGAGAGATATCATTCTTTACCTTCTTCACATCCAGTATTCTTCCCATGCTTTCTCCTTAAGAAGTCAGGTAAAATATACTGTTAACATACCTGTTGGAAAACATATGACCCAGAAATAATTTAGTTTAAACCCCTCATTTTTTGCATCcttttgaaaaactgaaaattcaatAAGCCAAGTACatcaattaattttttttttctattcatttcatGTGATACCACCCTCTCATACTCTTATATCTTTCCTGACTTTATGATTATATGCAAAAAACTGGATTTATCTTCTGGTATTTTTGATACCTTGTCTTATGTTGAATGAGGAAGTTACGTTTGCAGCACAAAACGAATCCGTATCATGACCCCATCACTGTGATAGATTTGAGGGACAAAGTGTCTCTCATAGCACAAAAGCACCATTGCTCATGTTGTCAGACATCCTTTTCTACTATGTTTACCTCGCTTTTCCTGGAAGCAATGTAGTGCTTTAGGGCTGCTCCCAGATGTACTGTTGAAGAGCTAGTTTATGCTGTAAATGAAATCCAAGATCAGTGCACTTTCTGACATGCCACATATGCTACTTTGAAAGTTTATAATCAGTCTGAAGGCTCAACTACTTTAGTGCATTCAGATCATCATACTTTGTTCAATTTGTGTAGTTAACAGTTCTGGAAGTGTggaaaactaaaaaacaaactccTGTGACACCATGATCTATAGCAAGGGCCATCTTTATCTTCAGCATAGATCATTCTGGAAGGCTGCctgctttttcagtttgaacTTTCACAGAGTAATTTCCCACATAGCAGTGCTGATGTGCTTTACTGCTTTTGAGATCTTCACAAGTTTGCTATGTTTACTGTTTATCACCAATGCAGCAACACAATTCActtaaaaagagacagaaatcagtatatactgaaaagaaataaagtgtgTTTCAGAACATCCTGTGATCATCAGGCATCCAGAATGAACATCAGAACCCAGCTAAATTAACAAGCAGTCTTTGAGCAGATGTCATGTACAATGTGAAGTAAAGGGTTATGGTTTCATTCAGTATAAAAGTCTGTTGGCATTCAGAGCTGCATGAACAAAACATAGATAGCAGGTCAAGGGAATTGATTATCTCTTCTTGGTGCTCACTAGATATTTCAGTACTGCATCTAGTTCTGGGTCCAACCCAGTTACGTGATGCAGAACTGAAGGTAGTTCAGTGGAGAGCCACCAAGCTGGGATGCTTGCTCTAGGACCTGGGCTTGTTCTGCCCGGaaagagatggctctgagggCACATTCCCAGGATCTGTGAAGATGTTACAGAAAATATAGCCAGATATTTCACAGAGGTATATGGTGTGATGGCAGATATGAAGTGAAACAAAAGAAGATCGGAGTTGGATGTaaggaaaggattttttttttcgttGTTCTGTGGGGACAGTCCAGGAGACAAAATGGATGCTCAGGGAGGTTGTAGTTTACATCCTTGGTGGCCTGTAAGACCCTGCTGGATCAAACCCTGAGCTACTGGGTCAGACTTCATATCTGAATaactttattttataaaatcatAATTGCTTACTAcattcaggaaacaaaactcCCCTTGACATTAATAAGCATCCAGCATTAGTTGGCTGTGCTTAATTCCAAGATCTAGGACTATCTCACAAGACTAACTTGTCAATATAAGCATATCTATATAGgcaaatgttttcaaatttgCCTACAGATGAAAGGCAAACACATAGATGCCTCCAGAGCTTGGAATAGTAGAAGTGCTTCCTATTACTTGAGGGCTGAACCTGTAAATGGCAAAAGATACTTCTCTCTCAGTAGTTACCTACTGAATATTACAGGAACTGTGTTTTGGTTCAGGGTATACAAAATTATCATaagcaagaaaataacagtttgGAAGGATTctctctttgatttttttttattttattttttttcttcatagcaatTTTACATCACAGAACACAAGTGTAGCAGCAAATGCATTATGGCACATTTACAACAAAATGCACAACAGCTTCCAGAAAGCTATTCATTAATATCCAGCACAACTGCATATATTAACTGTCCCAGTTCCCAAGGTAATTTCATCCTTTCAATTTTtgctgtacatttttttttcccactattATGCATATTCACATGTTACCATATTTTAGtaatttctgattattttttagtTCAAgataaaatcatgttttctaTTAGCGAAGAGAAATCAAGAGGAGACTAGTATAATATTCAAGAGAAATATACCACAACCCCGTCCTCAGCCCAGGACCCCATTTCAGACTTCCCAGGAGCTGATGTTTAAGCCCTCAATCTGAGTAAGGCTTAGAACCACTCTAAGTTTGCCCATTACCCCTGTCAAGCCAGCATTAGATAGACCCCAGCTATTGACTGACTTCTACATATCCTCTCAGGTTATGTTAAGGCACTTACTGCAGGCTAAGGGACTCTTAAGCTGTCTTTATTGATTACCTGGAGTTTCACATGTTGTCTTGTCCCTTCTTACTGGCTGGGTTAAGTATCTGAGAAAGCAGAATATTGGTTGCTGTTAATGTCAGACTAGAAAACCAGCTCTCTTCTAGGCAATTTCATACTAAAACAATTGGTTGCTGTTAATGTCAGACTAGAAAACCAGCTCTCTTCTAGGCAATTTCATACTAAAACAGGTGTCATGAATCCCATTTCCATAGATCCCTTCCTTCACAGCAGCAAAATCTCCTTTATTTGAACCTCAAGTTTGGTACATGGGGATCTAAAAAATCAActtcttcagcacagctgggtaGGCAACAGAAGCAATAAGGTTAGTTGCAATGATAATAAATGTAAATCTTCAATATAAATACATCTGTCAGACAATATTCATAGAgattaaattgatttttaaaaatggcATAAAACTCAGGAATTCTTTATGAAAATTTGCCTAGCTGCAATGtagaaaaagaagggagaagtaCTTTCTTGTTATAGCATGAAGCACATGCAAAGGACTGGAAATGAATATTAATAAGAATGTTCAgcaactgattttattttttccagcaaataaGGAGAAACTAACCAAGTAATGATGTACAAAGGTCAGATCATTTCATCACTGTCTGCTTCAAATGTAAGTAATTATGTTAGCAGTGAAACACGGAATGAATGTAGAAATTGACATCTTAAGGTTAAGCAGTGAGGTCACTGTTATCGGATGTCatgttgggttgtttttcatttgaatacAGAACTGAGTGGTTCTTCAACAAAGTTAACAAGTAGACAGAAAGGATAAAGTGATAATTTAAATGTTGCTTTATATGACCCAAAAAGGTCATATTTATGACTCAGAaagtggtcccttccaactgaagccattctatgtttttttattattatctatttatttttaaatcaaaccAAATGGAAAACAGCTTCAAGGTTAATATAAGCAATAtaccaaattattttttttgcctgacAGGCACAATACTTCACAAGTTTCCTTACTTCAAGGTTGAAACAAACTACTTATGAATGCCCTTCATAGAAAATATGATTCTTTTATTTGATGTTAAAATCACAGTTGCCCACAGGGCAGGTCTTCCAGCTTTCTCAGTTGTTTCTCTCTCTGGACCCTACAGGTGGCTTACCCTAACTACCTAGCTTTTCTCAAGGGTTGATAAGCTCAGTTCTGACTCATGTACTTCAGCTTTCAGTCCAGATTTTATACCTCATACCGCATGGTATCCCAAGACATCTGTAGCGCAGACAGATAATATAAACCATGCAGAGCCTACATTTCTGAACACAGCAGATAGTAGTAGTAAACCTGAAGATTTATGTCAttcagcagcatccccagctgaTGTGTTTTGTGGAGTGCTGTATTCCAAACAGCAGCTGTTGGGAAGAGGTCTCTGGGATGTCTCATTCCCTATATTAAAGAATGCTGTGTTTTGAAGCATAGTGAAACCTCAGAAACCAGCTAAAGGTTTCTCAGTTGATGAGAGAGTCCAAGGTGGATACCCAGAAAGGTTTCATACTTGGATACTCTTTAAgactccttttcttctttctaaaaaaagaaatctggatCTAAAGAGGGTGCACATCTGGGCTTGTAGAGTTCCTTTTCCTTCACATGAAATACTATCTGTAATCCTAACAGCACTCCAAAagtgtattaaaatgaaaattttctaCTCCAAAGGCAAAACTATTGCAAATATGTTCTCTATGAAACTTGTAGTAGCAGTCACTGAATAATCTAGCAGAATAATACCAGATAATAATGTacattccattatttttctaagCATCATCTCTGTGTTAAGGTTTTCTTATGCTGGAGATGGAGAAAGTAGATTAGACTTCTTGCCTATCAAGTCTGACAATGTCCTTTCAAAACTGCAATGCTGGTTTTGGCCAAAGTGGTGTCACACTGAGGTTTGCTACATCTTCTGCTAGGGTTAGGTCATGAACAAGTAAAATGGAAtctaaaacaaaaagacagcttcCGGAAAGCTACATTATCACTTAGGCATCCATCCTGTAGCAAGATTGAATTGTAAGGTTCTAAATGCCTACAATAGAATACATAGTTTCAAAGAGAAGATTTCAGACTGCCAGACTTTAATAAGTGTTCTCCATGAAAATTCATCAATCAGTTTGGCTGAGATGAAGAATTTCAGTCGAGTCTTTTTTAATTATCTATAGAATGAAATGAAGAGACAGCAGTTAAAACTGCTGAAACAGATAGATGGTGTCTAAATATTGTTCAGGATCTTAATCATATTAAAAGAAGAGCACAGTTATTTTCCCAGCAtgttttttaatcagaagaACCTTTTaagcaaagctgaaataaaacaagtacCAGACAGCTGCAGGTGGATGCATTCATGCTGAAATATCTCAGTAGCTTCTAGACAGCACTGAAGAGACTGCTCCCATCCAAGAAGATGCTGATAGTCCCACTGGTCTCAGTGAAACCGCACAGGTAAACCACAGGTAAAATTTCTCATACCAGTAGAATTAAGTGCATGTTCATTTTACCAGCTTAACAGTTTCTTCTACAGTTTGTATGAGCACTCGAGCTCTCCAGTTACAGCAGTTTTAAACctttattttgttatatttttctgtgtcattACTTTTTGGCATGAGAGAATAACCAAGCCTGGAATGAGAACCTTTGCCTGTGTTCTTCCTTGCTGATTTATCCTTTCCTTGATCAATTTGCTTGTAAACCATTCATTCTGAATGCCAATGCACCGGCCAAGGAGAGGATATGGATGAGGTTCAAAGTCTacataaatataatatattgCATCTCACAGGCAGTGCAGCTTTGTCACTGGCTTCCTATGAAAGGAGTGAAACATGGGATTAGCAGCCACCTATaaattcagaatttattttatcCACTGCACCAGgactgatttaaaagaaaaaatgaaaaaaagaaaaaaaaaaaaaagtatgcttTCAAAACATCAATAACATGCTGGGATCCAAATCTGCAGTGACAGACTTCACAGCTTGTTAAATGCCTTGTGGATTCTT
This DNA window, taken from Excalfactoria chinensis isolate bCotChi1 chromosome 4, bCotChi1.hap2, whole genome shotgun sequence, encodes the following:
- the GABRB1 gene encoding gamma-aminobutyric acid receptor subunit beta-1, whose protein sequence is MRCAAGNCCSAPLRSNLQSVPDRRWRGRGRDESGEPGRPVSAVAVPGAGAGCGVRGAQRRRAQQYVLREGDGGRAAARLRYPPQARIRRSACRRGHEDRDRQHRHGAGSQYNGYTTDDIELYWNGGESAGTGVNKIALPQYSVVDYKMISKKAEFTTGITTVLTMTTIQCPPHGDTAEDSLRQGNR